In a single window of the Ancylobacter polymorphus genome:
- a CDS encoding Hsp33 family molecular chaperone yields MTTHSASPSPASRGPDPRAVDDRVTPFHIDGLDVRGRVVRLGTSLDAVLAHHDYPAAVKRLLGEAVALTVLLGSTLKIQGRFILQTRTDGPVDLLVVDFAAPQDVRAYARFDLERLEAMQAALPAGAGFDSGALLGHGHLAMTIDQGLSVNRYQGVVALAGEGLEAAAHQYFTQSEQIPTRVRLAVAEEMHPGGAPSSWRAGGLMVQFLPTEGGRVRPVDLHPGDAPEGMDLPETDEDDAWVETLSIMGTVEDVELVDADLSSERLLFRLFHERGVRVFDTEAVVAKCSCSRERVMNVLSSFTTEERGSLVEDGKIAVTCEFCGRTYDFKAEEVVEGGEADESAAQG; encoded by the coding sequence ATGACAACACACAGCGCTTCTCCCTCCCCGGCCTCTCGTGGGCCCGATCCCCGCGCGGTCGATGACCGCGTGACCCCGTTCCACATTGACGGGCTCGATGTGCGCGGGCGCGTCGTGCGTCTGGGCACCAGCCTCGACGCCGTGCTCGCGCATCACGACTATCCCGCCGCGGTCAAGCGCCTGCTCGGCGAGGCCGTGGCGCTCACCGTGCTGCTCGGCTCGACGCTGAAGATTCAGGGCCGCTTCATTCTGCAGACGCGCACCGACGGGCCGGTCGACCTTCTCGTGGTGGATTTCGCCGCCCCGCAGGATGTGCGCGCCTATGCCCGCTTCGATCTGGAGCGGCTGGAGGCGATGCAGGCGGCACTGCCGGCCGGCGCCGGCTTCGACAGCGGCGCGCTGCTCGGCCATGGCCATCTCGCCATGACCATCGACCAGGGGCTGAGCGTCAACCGCTACCAGGGCGTGGTCGCGCTGGCGGGCGAGGGGCTGGAAGCCGCCGCGCACCAATATTTCACCCAGTCCGAACAGATCCCCACCCGCGTGCGCCTCGCCGTGGCGGAGGAGATGCACCCGGGCGGGGCGCCGTCCTCCTGGCGGGCCGGCGGGCTGATGGTGCAGTTCCTGCCGACCGAGGGCGGGCGGGTGCGCCCGGTCGACCTGCATCCCGGCGACGCGCCGGAGGGCATGGACCTCCCCGAGACGGACGAGGACGACGCCTGGGTCGAGACGCTCTCCATCATGGGCACGGTGGAAGATGTGGAACTGGTCGACGCGGACCTCTCCAGCGAGCGACTGCTGTTCCGCCTGTTCCACGAGCGCGGCGTGCGGGTGTTCGACACCGAGGCCGTGGTCGCCAAATGCTCCTGCTCGCGCGAGCGGGTGATGAACGTGCTCTCCAGCTTCACGACGGAAGAGCGCGGCAGCCTGGTGGAGGACGGCAAGATCGCCGTCACCTGCGAGTTCTGCGGCCGCACCTATGACTTCAAGGCCGAGGAAGTCGTCGAGGGCGGCGAAGCGGACGAAAGCGCCGCGCAGGGCTGA
- the argF gene encoding ornithine carbamoyltransferase yields MNAHNPGAVKHFLDLDQMPADELRAVMELSKSLKSRRREVAAEKPFAGKVLAMVFDQPSTRTRISFDLAMRQLGGDTLMLTGAEMQLGRGETIADTARVLSRYVDAIMIRILDHAALAELAEYATVPVINGLTRDSHPCQIMADVLTFEEHRGPIAGRTVAWTGDANNVLVSWVHAAQRFDFALNVATPPELAPRPALVNWVRETGARVTFGHEAEAAVEGADCVVTDTWVSMGDAEAERRHNLLKPFQVNGALMRRAAKDALFMHCLPAHRGEEVTDEVMDGPQSVVFDEAENRLHAQKGILAWCLDGAVA; encoded by the coding sequence CTCCGGGCGGTGATGGAGCTGTCCAAGAGCCTCAAGAGCCGCCGGCGCGAAGTGGCGGCGGAGAAGCCGTTTGCCGGCAAAGTGCTGGCCATGGTGTTCGACCAGCCCTCCACGCGCACGCGCATTTCCTTCGATCTCGCCATGCGCCAGCTCGGCGGCGACACGCTGATGCTGACCGGCGCGGAAATGCAGCTCGGGCGCGGCGAGACCATTGCCGACACCGCCCGCGTGCTCTCGCGCTATGTCGACGCGATCATGATCCGCATTCTCGACCATGCGGCGCTGGCGGAACTCGCCGAATATGCCACGGTGCCGGTCATCAACGGGCTGACGCGCGATTCCCATCCCTGCCAGATCATGGCCGATGTGCTCACCTTCGAGGAGCATCGCGGGCCGATCGCTGGGCGCACCGTCGCCTGGACCGGTGACGCCAATAATGTGCTGGTGTCCTGGGTGCATGCTGCCCAGCGCTTCGACTTCGCGCTCAATGTCGCCACCCCGCCCGAACTCGCCCCGCGCCCGGCGCTGGTGAACTGGGTGCGCGAGACCGGCGCCCGGGTCACTTTCGGCCATGAGGCCGAGGCGGCGGTGGAGGGCGCGGATTGCGTCGTCACCGACACCTGGGTGTCGATGGGCGATGCCGAGGCCGAACGCCGGCACAATCTGCTGAAACCTTTCCAGGTCAATGGCGCGCTGATGCGGCGGGCGGCGAAAGATGCGCTGTTCATGCACTGCCTGCCGGCGCATCGCGGTGAGGAAGTCACCGACGAGGTGATGGACGGCCCGCAATCCGTGGTGTTTGACGAGGCGGAAAACCGGCTGCACGCGCAGAAGGGCATTCTCGCCTGGTGCCTCGACGGCGCGGTGGCCTAG